A single Xiphias gladius isolate SHS-SW01 ecotype Sanya breed wild chromosome 18, ASM1685928v1, whole genome shotgun sequence DNA region contains:
- the LOC120803898 gene encoding serine/threonine-protein kinase WNK2 isoform X9, whose amino-acid sequence MEPGANSNSEGHQELEYPSVPNYQCELAMGDGNINLVDSVARGGSDPSASPPPSHQRNVHQRFIRRSLWFSDTDEQAFEAPEYDNKSKILNINLRTIVDRTRGTTCGIQEGSSTESQGGQKDSATESASADEEKEKGGGALNVTCSDGAKTAIKSASEENEEEAEMKAVSTSPGGRFLKFDIELGRGSFKTVYKGLDTETWVEVAWCELQDRKLSKVERQRFKEEAEMLKGLQHPNIVRFYDFWESPLKGKKCIVLVTELMTSGTLKTYLKRFKVMKPKVLRSWCRQILKGLHFLHTRTPPIIHRDLKCDNIFITGPTGSVKIGDLGLATLKAASFAKSVIGTPEFMAPEMYEEHYDEAVDVYAFGMCMLEMATSEYPYSECQNAAQIYRKVTSGVKPASYNKVMDPEIKEIIGECICQKKEERYTIKELLNHAFFAEDTGVRVELAEEDDGKKASIALKLWVEDHKKLKGKYKESGAIEFTFDLEKEVPEVVAQEMVESGLFHESDGKTVGKSIRDRVALIKWRRERTVSAAAAVDQVEGGHRVQMTPSQGISAGAAHVGQPPLQEPEEQEAEQHNRLHNLPTSATSVTSDSTVDSGMGSTVYSDSHSSQQSVLYQSLLEPITMATQQCQSSSPFLTDRPHSCEKGEICWATLSPTLRAQLGTAARRGSAPVIDTHRANLITQLHALSQSQRSISPSPTAPENQSELNPSELHSEAQDGFPSKSVLPVLQVSPVSSPSEYRRLSDTGIRPSSEASENLTLPVPSGRRHSDLSSLLSITSHHNHHFAAHKSHVCQACLSLLLLRSREGSQRHPSVVMPTHHCPCDFRNHPSSCGTMTTPGYGRLKGSSDCSDFSLLQKSLFNIISRKTAPCHTTPTQASLLHPSAAHGPSCSDGDGSLKSHLLSGNSVGDQEPLQDSEDRFCAGEQQVTGAVGVTSSAGHQNQPPVQGLPSSSTAMHTPLQYLQPGRSYPAAPYAGQPSAAPPAPASPCFVNIQHAGSAASYVPPTFQQTQAAASAVPQHVAQSHQVLGHQQQQASAASSLTFPLQVQQTCQNCVTPKQQQAQSASGYPTAVQQQTTAAAAAAAATLAPQQPAQSYPLASVAPAMAATAQCHPAQAPSTLQHVQAAVKLPSQQYGQSSSTPALFSQKIPVQQEHQQPVPQNTQSSIQQTQNVGQAYIQPQLQHNQDSVHLIHQQMAQQPTQQSQTLQSPGQQQLHTSSLQQHGQKAMQTAVPQQSQDVSQSTVQQVHTPASQAHPTTTPAVQVSATHQSYPVAGLPDSASQSYAHPALNTLQQQTAPAQTQYQPAQSTAAPQTYGGATQVVTPQSLPASSQHSHAAHIAQQFQPYLCIAAFLNQNIPAGQSISNLGQDGQGHGQNLTQSASSMLAQALPPQQSMAPATVIQEPQSLQISTSLPPTHPSKNGADPGTTTTAAHLDNSNPCQLALQTQAHSQVQSQIPLLQSSDSKRASAGSASSSLTQQKHISTLTGAAGLGPTETNTEDQATEKQTGGQSYDSSVNSDATSGKEMSDGYEGTHGGKGEGKVRKHHRRSTRTRSRQEKISRPKLNMLNVCNTGDKMVECQLETHNHKMVTFKFDLDGDAPEEIATYMVENDFILPLEKDVFIEQLKDIVDKAEDMLSEDTEGEGHYDQRGTPNQTEGTDTLRREASAPSTPQLVYQQNVLHTGKRWFIICPVAETPMLDKEKATSHTSTTKQSEKSASTSVRPNSNTTAVTTPGASLYSQSQSSSSSLPPAAQTSVQPPDQNPKARVQRTQPGVTIHAVAAAGVSHQNSFAAKEPCISAVSMVTEMPCCAIVPPVSLDVDIDKGAAGGLASSQTNQQCEKASPTGELPPQLSSHQSVVLQQPFATPMQPGTVTSQPQSPAHQTSQNSQSSSHQQPASGGPGESDSEGPRRVEFVDRTIKTLDEKLRNLLYQEHAPSQPSSTTSDPQASSTEGVSSAPVSDTQSTEGALTKKKGDPLPQIPERTDSVGALSDSAVGAANRVLKGRDVAASSTSHSSKRHFQIIPTPPDVICRVEKSQTSCSTCSSPAPSSGSGGSHMQTQDPGRKEKGFAAVGRSALTAAADDENPGTSKTISSNRYSAPPNFYRANPISSPDLTPHHIPRAQTIDTPTHHHYFHSSHLYSDSADEDTSSIALPPAHPAPPAHALSEHSGSDLMKRAVAFLRRSGRCKSEQSSDSPSQQPMAMNGHALSPSAGHAHSSYISSDNDSEFEDADMRKELQKLREKHMKEISDLQAFQRREIEHLYKELGKTLPPNVGLLHAAPPSGRRRRASKHKLKAGKLLNPMVQHLKNNLNAATERKGESAASSSSSPAKSSILSDGSAHSTGTSSSSSQPNTAPEQVHTQQPCSLKGSFSTDDIYAGLHGEGMATQAGPGQGWTVYHQTSERVTYKSSSKPRTRFLSGPVSLSIWSTLKRLCLGKDRSSRSSLSTTTAQAASSQTQQSITTATPSPSPQPITRLAQVQTNNSNNKRGTFTEDLHKLVDDWTKETVAAANQPRPTLNQIKQQRRQRDLGCRAPPMGAATHEMKCHVGPSKFQLPLSCPLTAALGPGMPPNLAPHSSAMLTPGYLLPAGSYGGMVPGPLYPQQWPGMPSPVGSVGPVGLLGATRTMPYGTMANPGIQAYPLVMHNPENGPCPKITRTT is encoded by the exons GATCGTAAGCTGTCAAAGGTGGAGCGTCAGCGCTTTaaagaggaagcagagatgTTGAAGGGTCTTCAACATCCCAACATTGTCCGTTTCTATGACTTTTGGGAGTCACCTCTTAAAGGGAAGAAGTGCATTGTTCTAGTAACAGAGCTCATGACTTCAGGGACGCTAAAAAC cTATTTAAAGCGTTTCAAGGTAATGAAACCCAAGGTGCTGAGGAGCTGGTGCAGACAGATCCTGAAAGGCCTCCACTTTCTCCACACCAGGACCCCACCCATCATCCATAGGGACCTCAAATGTGATAACATCTTTATCACGGGACCTACAGGTTCAGTCAAGATAGGGGATTTAGGACTGGCAACACTCAAGGCAGCTTCCTTTGCTAAGAGTGTAATAG gcACCCCTGAGTTCATGGCTCCGGAGATGTATGAGGAGCACTATGATGAGGCTGTGGATGTTTACGCCTTTGGCATGTGTATGCTAGAGATGGCCACCTCAGAATACCCCTACTCTGAGTGTCAGAATGCTGCTCAGATTTACCGCAAGGTCACAAGT gGAGTGAAGCCAGCCAGCTACAACAAGGTCATGGATCCTGAAATCAAGGAGATAATTGGGGAGTGTATCTGCCAAAAGAAAGAGGAGCG GTACACCATCAAGGAATTGTTGAACCATGCTTTCTTTGCTGAGGACACAGGTGTGAGGGTAGAACTAGCTGAGGAGGACGATGGGAAAAAGGCCTCAATAGCCCTCAAACTGTGGGTGGAGGACCACAAGAAGTTAAAAGGGAAGTACAAGGAAAGTGGAGCCATTGAGTTCACATTTGACCTGGAGAAAGAGGTCCCTGAAGTTGTGGCACAAGAAATG gtgGAGTCTGGCCTCTTCCATGAGAGTGATGGTAAGACCGTGGGAAAGTCTATCAGGGACCGTGTGGCTCTCATCAAATGGAGAAGAGAGCGAACAGTGTCTGCTGCAGCGGCAGTAGATCAGGTTGAAGGGGGACACAGGGTCCAGATGACACCGTCTCAGGGCATCTCTGCTGGGGCTGCACATGTAGGACAGCCCCCTTTGCAGGAACCAGAAGAGCAAGAGGCAGAACAGCACAACAGGCTGCATAACCTACCAACCAGTGCCACCTCAGTGACAT cagaCAGCACAGTTGACAGTGGCATGGGCTCCACTGTGTACTCAGACTCCCACAGCAGCCAGCAGAGTGTCCTCTACCAATCCCTGCTGGAGCCTATTACTATGGCAACACAGCAG TGCCAGAGCAGTAGCCCTTTTCTGACAGACCGGCCTCACTCCTGTGAAAAGGGTGAAATATGCTGGGCAACGCTGAGCCCAACGCTCAGGGCTCAACTGGGAACTGCAGCCCGGAGAGGAAGTGCCCCTGTTATTGACACTCACAGGGCAAACCTCATCACTCAACTCCATGCCCTCAGTCAATCTCAGAGATCAATCAGTCCCTCCCCTACAGCACCGGAGAACCAGTCAGAACTTAATCCTTCTGAGCTTCACTCAGAGGCCCAGGATGGGTTTCCCTCCAAGAGTGTTCTGCCAGTGCTGCAGGTCTCCCCTGTCTCTTCACCCTCTGAGTACCGCCGCCTTAGTGACACTGGTATCAGACCGTCATCAGAGGCCAGTGAGAACTTAACACTTCCTGTGCCTAGTGGACGCAGACACTCTGACCTTAGTAGTCTCCTGAGTATAACCTCTCATCATAACCACCATTTTGCAGCGCATAAAAGCCACGTATGCCAGGCCTGCCTCTCTTTGCTTCTTTTGAGGTCACGAGAAGGGAGCCAACGCCACCCTTCTGTTGTCATGCCAACACACCACTGTCCGTGTGACTTTAGAAACCACCCGTCCTCTTGTGGAACAATGACCACCCCTGGTTATGGTCGGCTGAAAGGCTCCAGTGATTGCTCTGATTTCTCACTGCTGCAGAAGTCCCTGTTCAATATAATCAGTCGCAAAACAGCCCCTTGTCACACCACACCCACACAAGCCTCACTATTGCACCCCTCAGCTGCCCACGGGCCTTCATGCAGTGATGGAGACGGCAGCCTGAAGAGTCATCTCCTCAGTGGCAATTCAGTTGGGGACCAAGAACCCCTCCAGGACAGCGAGGATAGATTCTGTGCCGGAGAGCAGCAAGTCACCGGGGCTGTGGGAGTG ACCAGTTCTGCAGGCCACCAGAATCAACCACCTGTCCAGGGTCTGCCTTCTTCCAGCACAGCAATGCACACACCACTGCAGTACCTCCAGCCTGGACGCAGCTACCCTGCTGCTCCATATGCTGGTCAACCCAGTGCTGCACCACCAGCTCCAGCTAGTCCATGTTTCGTCAACATCCAGCATGCAGGCAGCGCTGCTAGCTATGTACCTCCAACTTTTCAACAGACCCAAGCTGCAGCATCAGCTGTTCCACAACATGTTGCACAGAGTCACCAAGTACTAGGccatcaacagcagcaggcaTCAGCAGCAAGCTCTTTAACTTTTCCTTTGCAAGTCCAACAAACGTGTCAGAACTGTGTGACTCCAAAGCAACAACAGGCTCAGTCTGCGTCAGGATATCCTACTGCAGTTCAGCAACagaccacagcagcagcagcagcagcagcggccaCCCTGGCACCACAGCAGCCGGCACAAAGCTACCCTCTGGCATCTGTAGCCCCAGCTATGGCAGCCACAGCCCAGTGTCATCCTGCACAAGCTCCCAGCACACTGCAGCACGTCCAAGCCGCAGTCAAACTACCAAGTCAGCAGTATGGTCAGAGCTCCTCCACACCAGCACTTTTCAGCCAAAAGATACCCGTTCAGCAAGAGCACCAACAGCCCGTACCACAAAATACTCAATCCAGTATACAACAAACGCAAAATGTTGGGCAGGCTTATATTCAACCTCAGCTCCAGCATAACCAAGATTCTGTGCATCTCATACACCAACAAATGGCACAACAGCCTACGCAGCAGTCTCAAACTCTTCAGTCTCCTGGTCAGCAACAGTTGCACACCTCAAGTCTGCAGCAGCATGGTCAGAAAGCCATGCAAACAGCAGTTCCACAGCAGAGCCAGGATGTATCCCAGTCCACAGTCCAACAGGTTCACACCCCAGCCTCTCAGGCTCATCCCACAACAACCCCTGCTGTGCAGGTTTCAGCCACACACCAGAGTTACCCTGTTGCAGGTCTACCTGATTCTGCCTCTCAGAGCTATGCACATCCTGCCCTCAATACGCTGCAGCAACAGACTGCTCCAGCTCAGACCCAGTACCAGCCTGCACAGTCTACCGCTGCTCCGCAGACCTATGGAGGAGCTACCCAGGTAGTGACTCCGCAGAGCCTTCCAGCCTCTTCCCAGCATAGCCATGCTGCACATATTGCCCAACAG TTTCAACCCTATCTTTGCATCGCTGCTTTCCTGAATCAG AATATTCCTGCTGGTCAGAGCATTTCCAACCTGGGACAAGATGGACAGGGCCATGGGCAGAATCTCACCCAATCTGCTTCCAGTATGCTGGCCCAGGCACTTCCTCCTCAACAGTCAATGGCTCCGGCTACTGTCATTCAAGAACCCCAGTCGCTTCAGATATCAACCTCTCTACCACCAACACACCCATCCAAG AATGGGGCTGACCCAGGCACAACCACCACTGCTGCCCATCTGGACAACAGTAACCCATGCCAGCTGGCCCTGCAGACACAGGCCCACAGTCAGGTTCAGAGCCAAATTCCTCTGCTGCAGTCCTCTGACTCTAAGAGAGCATCAGCTGGGTCTGCCAGTTCCAGTCTGACTCAGCAGAAACATATCAGTACTCTAACAGGAGCTGCAGGTCTGGGTCCAACAGAGACCAACACGGAG GATCAagccacagagaaacaaactggAGGACAGAGCTATGACAG CAGTGTCAACTCTGATGCCACATCAGGGAAAGAGATGAGTGATGGTTATGAGGGGACACATGGAGGTAAAGGTGAAGGGAAAGTCCGCAAACACCACCGCAGATCCACACGCACGCGCTCACGTCAAGAGAAGATTAGCAGGCCAAAGCTCAACATGCTCAAT GTGTGTAACACTGGGGATAAGATGGTAGAGTGTCAGTTGGAAACTCATAACCATAAGATGGTCACTTTTAAGTTTGACCTGGATGGAGATGCACCAGAGGAGATTGCTACATACATG GTGGAGAATGATTTCATCCTACCTCTGGAAAAAGACGTCTTTATTGAACAGCTGAAGGACATTGTGGACAAAGCTGAGGACATGCTGAGTGAGGACACAGAGGGTGAGGGGCACTATGACCAGAGAGGCACTCCCAATCAGACTGAAGGAACTGACACACTGCGAAGAGAG GCTTCAGCACCCAGCACCCCCCAACTAGTGTACCAACAAAATG TCCTCCACACTGGCAAGCGCTGGTTTATCATCTGCCCTGTGGCTGAGACACCCATGCTAGACAAAGAGAAAGCTACATCTCACACCTCTACAACCAAGC aaTCTGAAAAGTCTGCTTCAACATCAGTCAGGCCCAACAGCAACACAACTGCAGTGACTACCCCAGGCGCATCTTTATATTCCCAAAgccagtcctcctcctcctctctgccccctGCTGCTCAGACCTCAGTGCAACCTCcagaccaaaacccaaaagCTCGGGTCCAGCGGACTCAGCCGGGTGTAACTATAcatgctgttgctgctgctggtgtcaGCCATCAAAACTCTTTTGCTGCAAAAGAACCTTGCATCTCTGCTGTCTCCATGGTGACGGAGATGCCATGTTGTGCTATTGTGCCACCTGTCTCTCTGGATGTGGATATTGATAAAGGAGCAGCTGGTGGTTTGGCCTCATCTCAAACTAATCAGCAATGTGAGAAGGCCAGTCCTACTGGAGAACTACCCCCTCAGCTGTCTTCCCATCAGTCTGTGGTCCTGCAGCAACCCTTTGCCACACCTATGCAGCCTGGGACAGTGACCTCCCAGCCCCAGAGTCCAGCACATCAGACCTCCCAGAACTCCCAGTCATCAAGCCACCAGCAGCCAGCGAGTGGGGGGCCAGGAGAGTCGGACAGTGAGGGACCACGCAGGGTGGAGTTTGTTGACCGCACCATCAAGACTCTGGATGAGAAGCTGAGAAACCTTTTGTACCAGGAGCATGCTCCCTCCCAGCCTTCAAGCACGACATCTGACCCCCAGGCCTCTAGCACAGAGGGTGTCAGCTCCGCTCCAGTCTCAGACACCCAAAGCACCGAAGGAGCACTTACAAAGAAGAAGGGGGACCCACTG cCTCAGATTCCTGAGCGCACAGATAGTGTGGGTGCACTAAGTGACTCTGCAGTGGGAG CAGCTAACAGGGTTTTGAAAGGAAGAGATGTGGCTGCCAGCTCCACTTCACACAGCTCCAAAAGACATTTTCAA ATCATCCCTACTCCACCGGATGTCATTTGTCGTGTAGAGAAAAGCCAGACAAGCTGCAGCACCTGCAGTTCCCCAGCACCCTCTAGTGGTTCTGGAGGGTCTCACATGCAGACCCAGGACCCAGGCAGGAAAGAGAAGGGCTTTGCAGCTGTGGGCAGGTCCGCtctgacagctgcagctgaTGATGAGAATCCAGGAACATCCAAAACCATCAGTAGTAATCGCTACTCTGCCCCACCAAACTTCTACCGGGCCAACCCCATTTCCAGCCCTGATCTCACCCCGCACCATATCCCCCGGGCCCAGACCATTGACACTCCGACCCATCACCATTACTTCCACTCCTCTCACCTCTACTCTGACTCAGCAGATGAAGACACCAGCAGCATAGCTCTCCCTCCGGCCCACCCTGCTCCCCCAGCTCATGCCCTGTCTGAGCACAGTGGTAGCGACCTCATGAAGAGGGCAGTGGCCTTTCTGCGGCGCTCTGGTCGCTGCAAAAGTGAGCAGAGCTCTGATTCACCGAGCCAACAGCCCATGGCAATGAATGGTCACGCTCTCTCGCCTTCTGCAGGACATGCCCACTCATCCTACATCAGTAGTGACAATGACTCTGAGTTTGAGGATGCAGATATGAGGAAGGAACTgcaaaaactgagagaaaa GCACATGAAGGAGATTTCTGATCTCCAGGCGTTCCAGAGGCGTGAGATTGAGCATCTGTACAAGGAGCTGGGCAAAACTCTGCCCCCCAATGTCGGCCTACTACATGCTGCACCCCCAAGCGGCCGCAGGCGTAGGGCCAGCAAACACAAGCTGAAGGCCGGAAAACTGCTCAATCCGATGGTGCAGCACCTTAAAAACAATCTTAACGCCGCCACTGAgaggaaag gcgAGAGTGCTGCCAGTTCATCCAGCTCGCCGGCTAAAAGTTCAATTCTGTCAGATGGCTCTGCCCACTCCACTGGcacctccagctccagcagtCAGCCCAACACTGCCCCAGAGCAGGTCCACACACAGCAACCCTGTTCCTTGAAGGGCTCTTTTTCCACAGATGACATCTACGCTGGGTTACATGGTGAAGGAATGGCCACCCAGGCAGGCCCTGGCCAAG GCTGGACGGTTTACCACCAAACGTCAGAGAGAGTCACCTATAAATCTAGTAGCAAACCACGCACTAGATTCCTCAGTGGACCTGtgtctctgtccatct GGTCCACTCTGAAACGACTATGTCTAGGCAAAGATCGCAGTAGTA GGTCTTCTCTCAGCACCACCACAGCTCAGGCAGCCTCCAGTCAGACACAGCAGTCAATCACCACAGCCACACCCTCACCATCTCCTCAGCCAATCACACGGCTTGCTCAGGTCCAGAcgaacaacagcaacaacaagagAGGCACATTCACTGAAGATCTTCACAAACTGGTGGATGACTGGACAAAAGAGACTGTTGCGGCAGCCAATCAACCGCGACCCACCTTGAACCAGATCAAACAGCAGAGACGCCAGCGGGACCTGGGATGCAGAGCGCCACCCATGGGAGCAGCTACACATGAG ATGAAATGCCATGTTGGTCCCAGCAAGTTCCAGTTGCCTCTTTCCTGCCCCCTGACTGCTGCTTTAGGCCCTGGTATGCCCCCAAACCTAGCTCCTCACTCCTCAGCAATGCTCACTCCTGGGTACCTTCTGCCAGCAGGGTCCTATGGCGGGATGGTTCCCGGTCCTCTTTACCCTCAGCAGTGGCCCGGCATGCCTAGTCCAGTAGGGTCTGTGGGTCCTGTAGGCCTGCTTGGTGCAACTAGAACGATGCCCTATGGCACAATGGCAAACCCAGGGATCCAAGCCTACCCTCTGGTCATGCACAACCCCGAGAATGGCCCCTGTCCGAAAATCACTAGGACTACCTAA